The nucleotide sequence AGTAAAATCTGACACCATACGTCGGTCCAAGTGTTTCAAAACATAACCGTCTTAAGTATCGATATCCAAACTACAATACCAAACAAACATACTCATATgtttcaaattataaatattaacaATTTCTTCAAGAGGGGGAGGAACATTCTCAGCATGACCCTCGCCTGACTCATCTTCCACAAGCTATAATACCAAACAAACATACTCATATgtttcaaattataaatattaacaATTTCTTCAAGAGGGGGGAGGAACATTCTCAGCATGACCCTCGCCTGACTCATCTTCCACAAGCTGTCTACCAATCACAATCTTCGTCACATCAAGCCTTTCGACATCAAACTTGGGAGAAAACAGAGTAACCTGAATAACAGCATGGTCAAATCCTGCAGCAAATATTTCAAGACCCTCCTCCTCCAGCTCATGAATCCGGGATGTCATCTCACCCTTGGTTTTGTCATTCTCCTTAATCTCGGCTTGGAGAAGACATATCTGATCCTAAAGTTTCGCAATTTCCTCCTCCCCACTTTTCATCTTTGCAGTTACGTCAACAATTACGTCATCCCTCTCCTTCAAGGATCGTTCCAAGCTAACCACCTTGTCCACAGCAATCTACTGCTCCGCTCCCAACAACTCAGTTGCACGACCAACACATAACAAACGCGAAGCCACAATCTACATAACAACTAATCAATGACAAGTCCAGATCAAAAACAAATTTACAAAATCAAAAACTCGCTAACCTGGATAAATTTCCCCATTCCTTCTACACCAGTTCGCCGAGTCAGCCGCATATCTCCCGGATAATGGGAAACTCGCAGCAAGTTCACCAATAGGAAATTAGTCTCTCCAAAGGGATTAGAGATTCACTCTGTCAATAAACCCGTGAAGTCTTTTCTGTCTCTCAAATACCGACTTATCACCAACAACGACTTCCATACCTTCTTCGGATATGACTTCCAAAGACTTATCTGATTCATCTCTCCTCCTCTTAAAAGATATAGAACACTGAGCAGCAGAGTGGGCAGCATCCCCACCAGTTTCTTTCACTACTCCGGAACCACTACCAACTTTTTCCTTTTTCCAACTCAAAAAGGATTGAAGCCGAGAAGTGTTCAGGTGAGGCACTCGTCCACCTACAAGAAAAGGTAGCTACACCCCAACAATCAGaaatcattaaaaataaaaacacaggCTGATGTTTACCTATATATGCTTTCAACCCTTCTCTATCATTCTCCTTCTCAAAACGTAACAAATCAGGAATAGACAAGCATTCACCAacagcaaaattttcaattagaaagTCTAAAAAGAGGTTTTCTTTCTCACTCCTCTCAGCAACCTCAAGAATCTGCATTGGCTCGTAGCACCAATACAGAAGATATTTCTCTATCAGTTCACAATCTAAATAAAAATGGGTACTCAGTCTCTAAAGATTGAACATTTACAAACAATGACTTAAAGTTCTTAAAAGAAGACTTATACAAAAGGAAAATGAAACGTCCAGGAAAACTACTGAGAAAAACTCAAAGGCCCTTCTGTACCCCCCTTCgattgaaataaagaaaaaaatatttagagaAGTGgaaaactccagaaaatccatcaAAAATTCATACGCACGCAAAAACGCCCAGGAATTAGGGTGTAATTGCCAAGGGATACAATTAAGCTGAGTCAAGACTTTACATTCGAAATCATAGTAGGAAATTTCACATGCAACTCAGTAAAGCAAGGGGTATACATGTAGAAATACTCCCAATCTCCTCTCCTTTCGCAAACTCTCTCCTCACTAGTACATGAGAGAAGTTCAACACAGACCCCGACCCCTCCCTTGCAAGCTTCAGAGCCTCCAGCTCACGAAGCGACTCGACATCACAATATGGTGACGCACGAGTCTTCACATCAACATGCACACAATGGTAGGGATTTCCTTGTTCACTTCAACTACTTTGACCttgtcttttttcttttctctaacCATTTTTTCAAAGAAACTGAGACAAAGAAAGGGAGAAGACAAACCTTTCGAAGACATGTCCTTTTCCCCACTTAAGTAAAAGTGGCTTGAGTCGTGCGTTGTGTTTCTTCCCAACGAGAAAACGGCAATAATATTTAATTGCAATCCACTAATTTAGTGGAAAGTAAACAACCAAAACTGTTCACATGCCCAATGCAAACGGTCCGTATCCCAATTGGCCAAGAAAATTATTGCATCCCAGTTAACAAGGTAAACAATTattcaaaaccaatttttttttcttttttaaacccGTTACATATCTAAATAAtgatcataaaaaataaaataaaacccaAGCTTGAAGTAGCAGCAACGCGCATTGAGCTTGGGGGCTACGATATTTGCCGTTAAATACCGAGGTATAACCACACAAGGTAAGCTCAACTTGCTAAAACTACGTTTTTCaagtcaagcttgggggctatgtaCGGTATCCCTAGAACATCGGATGAACCGCGTTATACCTCGGCACGTAGACCCACATTTAAAAATCAAACGACTCTATCCTAACAAACTTCTTCCCACGATCTCTCCCCAAAGTCGGCCACGAAGATCTCGACTCAGGCCGATGACTCATTCAGTACCAACCAATCTATAAAACAAGAGCAAGGTCGACAAGGGTCGGCAGATCATTTAACACCAACTCACTGATTATACACGCATTTTTTCTAAGTAGTTCttcactgacttgagcgtcagagtcCTTTTTGCAGGTACACACGCTTGGGTCCGAGTTCACGAAGATACTCCCAGTTTAGATCGAGTTGTCAGGTGCTCCGGATTTAACGCAAGACCGACGTGTAGCTCGGAAAGAATATCATTTCCAGAacagaatatattttttatttttagaaataataataacaaaatattttaattacaatacaTAATTAAACAGATGCATAAAATCTTTCATCTAACATTATatcaaaactaaattaaaaatatataacaaatttaattattttaaaaagaaagaaagaaaaaaaattataaattatgtttctattattttatataaatatacttTTCATATACAGATTTATATGCCATAATTCAATAACAAAAtcttaatataatataataactcacaaataactaattatttaatttttaaaaatctggACCTTACACtcgatgaaagaaaaataatgttTGATATGCAGATTGGATAAGCATGAAGCAATTTTCTTATTTGTGAATGCCTACCATTATCGGAAACAATTGCTCTAGGTACACCAAATCTACATATAAtgaatttttaaatcaaattttgtaCCTTATCCGACGTAATTTTTGTAAGTGGCTGCGCTTCTATCCATTTTATAAAGTAATCAATAGCTACTAAAAAGAATTTTATCTGTCCTGGTGATACCAGGAACGGTCCGAGTATATCCATTTTTCATTTGTGAAATGGCCAACTAACATCTGAGGTGTGTAATAATTCGGCCAGGCTATGAATGAGCGGTGCACATTTCTGGCATGCATCACACCTTTGTACCTTATTTTTGCAGTCTTCCCATAACGTCGGCCAGTAGTATTCTGCTCATAGGATTTTTGTGGCTAAGCTTCTACCTCCAGTGTGGTGTCTACAGGTTCTGTCGTTGACTTCGGCTATGGCATTTTCTGCATCTGCTCGGCCGAGGCATTTTAGTAGTGGTATAGAGTTTCCTCGTTTGTATAGGTCAGCTCCCATCATAGTGTAATGGCTTGCTTTATGTCTAAATGACCTCGAATTTTCGTTTTCTGATATTTCTCCAGTTCTTAGGTAGCGAATAAATAGGCTTCGCCAATTTTCTTCCTTTAGTTTTTTTACTTCTATTTCCTTTGCTAGCCTTTGGCCTGCTAGGAGTGCCTCATATTCGGCTTGGTTATTGATTGTTTCAAAGAGGAATTTGATTGACTATTCGCCTTGCACTCCAGTGTCGTCTTTTCGGAGGATCCCTGCTCCACATCTATTCTCATTCGATGCTCCATCTACATATAGTTTCCATGTCTTAGCCATTTCTTCTGTGTTGGTAAATTCTGAAATGAAGTTGGCCAATACTTGGGCTTTAGGGGATCCTCATGATTGGTAGGAGATATCGAATTCTGAGAGATCTATTTCTCATTTCGTGAGTCGGCTTGCTAGGTCTGTTTTGATAATATTTGACGTAGGGGTTGTTCGGTCCGAACTATTATTTGATGTGTCTGAAAATAGTGTCACAGATGCCGAGCTGTGATGACTAAGCCGAATGCTAATTTTTCTATTGTCGGGTACTTTGTTTCGGCATTTTGTAATACTTTGCTCANNNNNNNNNNNNNNNNNNNNNNNNNNNNNNNNNNNNNNNNNNNNNNNNNNNNNNNNNNNNNNNNNNNNNNNNNNNNNNNNNNNNNNNNNNNNNNNNNNNNNNNNNNNNNNNNNNNNNNNCTGTTTCTGTTACAAGCACAGAGCTAACCATGTTAgttgaaattgaaagaaatacAAAAAAGGGTTTACCTTGTTGTGGCTTCTTGAGGATAGGTGGTGAACCGAGGAGGTTTTTGAATTCGACGAAGGCTTTTCCACATTCGTCTATCCAAAGGAACTTTTCGGCCTTTCTCAAGGTGTTAAAGATGTGATGTGACTTGGCAGCTGCTACCGGCAAGAATCGGGACAAGGCTGCTAGGCGACctttgagttgttgtacttctttgattgACCGAGGTGATTGCATGTTTATCACGGCCTGACACTAGTCGGGGTTGGCTTCTATCCCCCTGTTTGTCAGTAGGAATCCAAGGAATTTACCTCCATGTACTCCAAATGCATATTTTTCTGGGTTTAGTCTCGTATTGTACTTTCGGAGTTGCTGAAAAATCTCATTAAGATCGGCCTCATGTTGTTGTTCCAAGCTTGACTTGACCACCATGTCGTCAACGTATATCTCAATGTTCCGGCCAATTTGATCTTTGAAGACCTTGTCCATTAGTCTCTGATAGGTTGCTCTTGCATTTTTTAGTCTGAAAGGCATGACTTTATAACAAAAATTACCTTGATCAGTTACAAATGCTATTTTTTCTTCGTCATCAGGGTGCATTTGTATTTGATTGTAACCGGAATAGGCGTCCATGAAACTTAGCACTTGATACCCTGAGGTGTCGTCTACCAGTTTGTCAATATTCGGTAGCAGATATGAGTCGTTTGGACAGGCTTTGTTTAGATTTGTAAAGTTCACGCACATGCGCCCTTTTCCCGAGCTCTTCTTAACCATTACCACGTTTGCTAGCCATGACGAGAAACGAAGTTCTCGGATGAAACCTGCATCAAGTAATTTATGTGTTTCTACTATTGCTGCATTTCTTCTTTCTGTGCCCAGATTTCGTTTCTTTTGTCTTATAGGTCGGGTGTTAGGATTGACTGCTAACTTGTGGCATATAAAGTTCGGATCGATCCCTGGCATGTTAGCAGGAGTCCATGCAAATAGGTTGGATTTGGACTTTAATGTTTCAATAAGATTTTGTTTTGTTCTTGTAGAGAAAATAGAGCCGATGTTAGTAAACTTGTCTGATTTCCCAAGTTGTACCTTTTCTAGGTCGTCCGTTGGGGCAGGACGACTATTGCTGGCCCTTGGATCTAGCTCGGCCAAGGTTGGAATGCTTTCCAAGTTGTGAACAAAATGGATTCTTGTAACAGTCTTCTTTGGGGTAACTTTCAAACCCGCATTGTAACATTTCCTAGCCTCTTTGTAGTCTGCATGGACTGCTGCTATTATGTTATCATGCACAGGAAACTTAACACAAAGCTGAACTATAGAAATAATGGCTCCAAAAGAGTTAAGGGACGGATGTCCCAAAATAACATTATAGGGGCTCGCACAATCAACTACTAAAAATTGAATATCTAGGGTTTTTGAGTTTGGAAACTCCCCTAGCATTGTTCTCAGCCATACATAACCTGATACGGGAACTCTTTTCCCAGAGAACCCTACTAATTCTCCAGGCAATGGTAGTAGTGATTTGTCACTGAGTTGCATTTTCTTGAAGGTGGAATAGAATAAGACGTCGGCGCTACTTCCTGAGTTGAGTAGGACCTTTTTGACTATCAATTATCCTATGTGTATCGAGAGTACCACTGGATCGTCGAGGTTTGGACTGTGAAACTTGAAGTCGGATGCATCAAAAGTGATCTTGGTGGCTGGAGCCGAGGTTTGTGTCCTTGGCCGAGACCCTTCCATTGTCATCATGGCTCTGTAGCTTCTCTTCCTAGTTGTATTTGTTGCTCCTCCTCCTGCAAAGCCACCTGAAATGTAGTTTATTATCCCTTTAGAGGCAGGGGTTTCGACTGGCCCATACCAAGCTCCTTTTTCTTTGTGGTTGGAGCTAGTGCTCGACTTGTCAGTGTCTTTTATTGTTTCTTTCTGACTTTTGGAAGTGACATATTTGTCCAGTAAGCCTTGTCTTGCTAGCCTTTCTAGTAAGTCCTTGGCTATTACGCATTCGTCAGTGGTATGGCTGTACTTCTAGTGAAATGTGCAATGTTTGCTTTTGTCTACATACTTTTGATCCTGATATGTGCCTGCTTTACTCGGCGGTTTTATTAGTTTGTTGTGTAGCATTTCTTTGATGATGTCCTCTCTTTTGGTATTGAACTTGGTGTAGGAGTCGAATTTGGGAGCGAACTTAAAGGGCTTCTTAGGCTCCCTGCTGGTGTGAGACCTTGGTTGTCTTTCTTCGTCTCGGTGAAATTTTGGTTTTTCCATATGTCGAGGTTCGTGGAGTTCCTCGATCTCCATTTGACCCGCCGCTTTTTCTCGGAATTCCTCTAATGTTTTTGGCTTGGTAACAGCAAAGGTCTCTTGGAACTTCCTTGGGCGAAGGTCGCTCTTCAGTGTGTGCAGATGTACCTTGGGATCGAGGTCCGAGATTTTCATCGTTGCCTTGGTGAATCGTGTCATATAGTCCATCAGGATCTCATGCTGTCCTTGTTTAATAGTGCTGAGGTAATCAAATTCGTGCACATATATTCTCAAGACCACGAAATAGTTTATGAAGGACCTTGCTAGCTCTTCAAAGCAAGAGATCGAACCGGTAGCAATTTTAGAAAACTAAAGTAAAGCAGCACCATCTAAATAAGTTGGAAAAGAACGACAGAGTATAGGGTTAGAGGCACCGTTAAAGAACATCATGGATTGGAATTTTTTAATATGTACACGGGGATCCCCAAACCCTTCATACAACTTAAGTGTTGTGGGGAGAACGAAATTCTTTGGCATCTGGAAATTGACAATCTTCTATGAGAAGGGATTGTCTATCGTCAGCCTTTCTTTAGGTGGGGTGACCTCTTGGGAGCCCGAGTCTAGAGGTGACGCTCCGTTTGAAGTGGCGCTCTTAGGGTCCTCTGTGTTGGACTTCCCGTTTTGAGATGCTTCTAGGAGGTCGGCCATTCTCCTGACCTCCGCCAAGAGGGTAGCATTCATCATTACTAGCTCTTCGTTAGTAGGAGGAAGAGTTGCGGATATAACCTCTTCGGCCATGATCCTGTAGAGAGAAACTAAAGCGAGATGTATGTAGGGTTAGATTTGAATAACTTCGGCCCCatggtgggcgccaaatgttctggaaaggatattttttttgaGCTATACGTCGGTCTTATGTTAATCCGGAGCACCTGACAACTCGATCTAAACTGGGAGTATCCTCGTGAACTCGGACCCAAGCGTGGTACCTACAAAAAGgactctgacgctcaagtcagtgaaGAATCACTTAGAAAAAATGAGTATATAATCAGTGAGTTGGTGTTAAATGATCTACCGACCCTTGTCGACCTTGCTCCTGTTTTATAGATTGCTTGGTATTGAATGAGTCATCGGCCTGAGTTGAGATCTTCGTGGCTGACTTTGGGGCGAGATCGTAGGGAGAAGTTTGTTAGGATAGAGTCGTTTGATTTTTAAATGTGGGTCTACGTGCCGAGGTATAACGCGGTTCATCCGATGTTATAGGGATAACGTACATATTCTAAATTAGTATATTAAtcatttcattttaaaattttatatgcaatataggtacatataatagaacaaaagatgaaaaaataagtaataaggatgaataaattgataataaaataaaatatataaagtcatGAAGAGAATAAAATACTAAATTAATACCTATATTATATTTGTTTGAACTAAAATTTGTAACTGAAAATATCaaaaaagagaaacaatgaaaTTGGAAGATACATAGAGTTATGGAgaactatataaaaaaaatatccatggaaaatttgaaatttatcttTTGATGAAAAGAAAATGACCACTAGATaaggaatagaaaaagaaagttgaaaatataaaaataagaagagggTTTGAGAGAATAAAGAAATGATAGCACAAAAactaaatttgattaggttaaataatagtcaaaataatagagaaataaaaaaataaatttaaaattttgaccaattaaatttaatttatttataattgaatcatttaaaatttaaagtgaaAGCACATTATATataactatttaaaaaaaaaaattgaaaacattgCCTCCACATTGTTATTACTGGGTCCGTGCTTGCGGTTGAAGTAGAAAATGGTATAATTCCGCGACTTCCTATATTCTTATTCCTAAGTTGATTAATGTCTAATATACTCATTTGACTTGGTTCACATTTTTTTTACTCACTAtaacattttgggtctatggccacggtttttttgtcacggtaaaaaatcgtgaccataaagGGTTTATAGTCATGATTTTTTACCGTGACAAAAAAAagttatggtcacagtttttaaaAAAATGGTGATCATAGAGTACTTATGGttacaatttttaaaaaagggtggcctaaaaaggtctatggtcataGTTTTGGAGGTGATTTAAAGAtgatctatggtcacgattttttgagGTGACAAAAAAGAATCTATGATAAcgttttttcaaaaaagggtgacctaaaaggatttatagtcacggttttaagtctatggtcacggttttaaggaggggtgaccatagaggctatggtcacggttaagataaggctatggtcacggttttcaggaggggtgaccatagaggctatggtcacggtttttatgcgtgaccatagattaacctatggtcacggtgaaaaaacATGGCCTAAAGTGTCAGAATTTAAAAATTGTAACTGTGACCATAGAAACCATGACCATAAAtaaaaaaaccgtgactatagatctATGTCCATGAGAGAAtaggtcacggtaaaaaaccgtgaccataggtccaaAATCGTGACTATaaatctatggtcaccctttttactagttatgatcacggttttttaccgtgaccatagaccttttttttTTTCGTAGTGACTAGAATGCCATGTGACTTCATACGTATTATATAAGCGATTATTTCTGATTCTGTTTAATATAGCAACTAATAGTCCATGTTTGTATGTATTACCATGACCTTACTTTCagaaattttctctttttaaaaataAGTGTAACCATTCTTATGTAGAAAACAAAGATACAGTAATGTTGAAATTCAATTTAATTACTCATCACGATCAATATAATGCacacaattaaataaaaaaataatggaaCAATGAAAATATCAATTTTCATACTAGCCAAAGTTCTAGAATAATCTAGAACATAATTGCTATGAGGAGAGCAAAAATTATCACTATCCAAGAAGAATAAATAGGAGAGGTTCCTGTTGCAGCGGAAATTGGGGTTGGGGTCGGGTTGGGAGAAGATGTTGGTGCCCCAAATCCAATTTGAGGTTGAACAGTTATTGCAACCTTCATTTTACCATTCTCACAATGGTTGCTAATACCACAAATATACCATTTTCTTCCTGGGGATGAAAGAACAATCACATCATTTCCAGTGGTAAAGCCTTGAGTTGATGAATCTGGTGGCACAGCACATTGTTGGAAGCCAGTACCATTCACTCTCATCACATTGTGCTTTCCTTTCATGTACTTGAATACTGTATCATATTATGAATTATCTCTTTTAAAAACTTAAGCTAGACATATAtagaaatatataattaattttacgACGATATTATAAGTgcacaaaaaattaattattaaattaattaatgatataaaatatatgttaaaatataaaatatatataaatatataataactaatttgaCGACTGATTTTTGTTATTGCATACCATTTTTTTTGTATTGTaacaaatcaaaacaaaaagttaTATACTTTTTTAAGTAATCGTTACACGCAATTATATTTCAAATATTAATACTAAAATCAGCTATTAATATAAAatgtatattaaaat is from Arachis ipaensis cultivar K30076 chromosome B01, Araip1.1, whole genome shotgun sequence and encodes:
- the LOC107606943 gene encoding basic blue protein-like, producing the protein MALSRFLTMFLIVAVSIIPIISSTDFIVGDDNGWATGFDYQAWAQGKEFHAGDKLVFKYMKGKHNVMRVNGTGFQQCAVPPDSSTQGFTTGNDVIVLSSPGRKWYICGISNHCENGKMKVAITVQPQIGFGAPTSSPNPTPTPISAATGTSPIYSSWIVIIFALLIAIMF
- the LOC107606933 gene encoding uncharacterized protein LOC107606933, with the translated sequence MQLSDKSLLPLPGELVGFSGKRVPVSGYVWLRTMLGEFPNSKTLDIQFLVVDCASPYNVILGHPSLNSFGAIISIVQLCVKFPVHDNIIAAVHADYKEARKCYNAGLKVTPKKTVTRIHFVHNLESIPTLAELDPRASNSRPAPTDDLEKVQLGKSDKFTNIGSIFSTRTKQNLIETLKSKSNLFAWTPANMPGIDPNFICHKLAVNPNTRPIRQKKRNLGTERRNAAIVETHKLLDAGFIRELRFSSWLANVVMVKKSSGKGRMCVNFTNLNKACPNDSYLLPNIDKLVDDTSGYQVLSFMDAYSGYNQIQMHPDDEEKIAFVTDQGNFCYKVMPFRLKNARATYQRLMDKVFKDQIGRNIEIYVDDMVVKSSLEQQHEADLNEIFQQLRKYNTRLNPEKYAFGVHGGKFLGFLLTNRGIEANPD